A region of the Streptomyces sp. NBC_00442 genome:
CGGACGGTGTGGCTCGCCGTGGACGCCGAGGCGCTGCGGATCACCGCGCACCGCGGCGCCGATCCCACCCGGCGCACCGCCGAGGTGCGGGCCGAGCGCGTGATGGTCCCGCCCGGCCGCGCCCTCGACGTGGATGCGGACCTGGTCCACGACCTGGCCGCCCTGCTGTTCTCCGCCGAATCCTGCGGCACCGCGGCGCGGGCCCTGGAGACGGCCACCGCGTACGCGAAGGTGCGGGAGCAGTTCGGACGGCCCATCGGCCGGTTCCAGGCGGTCAAGCACCTCTGCGCGGACATGCTCGTACGCCTCGAACAGGCCCGCGCCCTGGTGTGGGACGCGGCGCGCGCCATGGACGAGCCGCCCGAAGTGCGCGGCCTCGCCGCCTCGCTCGCCGCGGCCACCGCCCTCGACGCCGCGTTCACCTGCGCCAAGGACTGCGTGCAGATCCTCGGCGGCATCGGCTTCACCTGGGAGCACGACGCCCACCTGTATCTGCGCCGCGCCCTGGTCGCCCGCCAGCTCCTGGGCCCCGGGGACACCCACCGCCTGCGGGCCGCCCGCCTCGCCCACGGCGGCGCCCGCAGGGAGCTGCGCATGGAGCTGCCGCCCGAGGCCGAGAACCACCGCGCCGCGGCGCGGGCGGCCGCCGAAGCGGTGCGGGGCCTCGACCCGGGTGCCGCCCGCCGCGCCCTGGCCCCCACCGGATACGCCGCCCCGCACCTCCCGGCGCCGTACGGACTCGGTGCGGGACCCGTGCAACAGCTGGTGATCCAGGAGGAGTTGAGGCGCGCCGGAGTCACGGTCGGCGAACTCGGCATCGCGACCTGGGTGGTGCCCTCGCTCCTCGCGTACGGCACCGGCCCCCAGCAGGACCGCTTCCTCGCCCCCACCCTGCGCGGCGAACTCCTGTGGTGCCAGCTCTTCTCCGAACCCGGCGCGGGCTCCGACCTCGCCTCGCTGCGCACCAGGGCCGAGCGCACCGCGGACGGCGGCTGGCGCGTCACCGGACAGAAGGTGTGGACGAGCGCCGCGCAGTGGGCCGACTACGGCATCCTGCTGGCCCGCACCGACCCGGACGCCCCCAAGCACAAGGGGCTCACCTACTTCCTCGTCGACATGAAGCGCGCCGAGGGCATCGACATCCGCCCGCTGAAGGAGATCACCGGCGACTCCCTCTTCAACGAGGTCTACTTCGACGGGGCGCTGCTGCCCGCCGACGCCGTCGTCGGCGAAGTGAACGGCGGCTGGCGGGTCGCCCGCAACACCCTCGGCAACGAACGGGTGCACATGGCCGACCAGGTGGCCTTCGACACCGGTCTCGAAGCGCTGATCGCCCGCGCGGGGGAGCTCGACGGGGCGTACCGGGCGCGGATCGGCGCGCTCGCCGCCGAGGCCCACGCGCTGGCCTGCATCGGGCTTCGCACCACCATGCGGCAGGTGTCCGGCCTGGAACCCGGCGCGGGGGCCAGTCTGCGCAAGCTCATCCAGACCCCGCACCAGCAGAAGGTCGCCGAACTCGCCCTCGAGCTCCTCGGCCCCGACGGCGCGGCCGCCGAAGGCCCCGCCGAGCGCGCCGTGCACGGCTTCCTCATGTCGCGCTGCCTGACCATCGCGGGCGGCACCACCCAGGTCCAGCTCAACGTCGTCGCCGAGCGCATCCTCGGCCTGCCCCGAGACTGAAGGGTCCCGTCTGTCGTGAAGAGCTACATCGTCGGTGTCGGCATGACCAAGTTCGAGAAGCCGGAGTCCCGCGACTGGCAGTACTGGGACATGGCGAAGGAGGCGGGCGGCGCAGCCCTCGCGGACGCGGGCGTCGACTACGGCGCGGTCGAGCAGGCCCCCGTCGGCTACTGCTTCCAGACGTCGACGGCCGGTCAACGCGCCGTCTACGAACTGGGGTTGACGGGCATCCCCGTCTACAACGTCAACAACAACTGCGCGACCGGGTCCAGCGCGCTGATGCTGGCGCGGCAGCTCGTGGAGGGCGGTGTGAGCGACTGCGTCCTCGCGCTCGGCTTCGAGAAGATGAAGCGGGGCGCGCTCGGCGGCGGCTCGGACGGCGGCGACTTCGCGACGTCCCCGGTGGCCCGGCACTACGGCGTCATGGCGGCGCGCCACGGCTTCGAGATGACCCCGCCCACCGCGCAGATCTTCGGCAACGCCGCGCGCGAGCACATGGAGCGGTACGGCACGACCGCGGCGCAGCTCGCCGCGGTGGGCGCCAAGAACCACCGCCACTCCGTGAACAACCCCAACGCGCAGTTCCAGGACGCCTACACGGTGGACGAGATCCTGGCGGCCAGGACCATCCACCGGCCGCTGACCAAGCTCCAGTGCTCACCGACCTCGGACGGAGCCGCCGCGGCGGTCGTCGCATCGGAACGCTTCGTGGACCGAAATGGCCTGCACGACAAGGCCGTTGAGATCGCCGGCCAGTCGATGACCACCGACACCGAGGAGTCGTTCGCGTCGGGAAGCTGCATCGACGCGGTGGGGGCGCCCATGTCGCGCGAGGCCGGCCGCCAGGCGTTCGAGCGGGCGGGGCTCGGCATCGAGGACGTCGACGTGATCGAGCTGCACGACTGCTTCTCGATCAACGAACTGCTCACGTACGAGGCGCTCGGGATGTGCGGGGCGGGGGAGTCGGGGAAGCTGGTGGAGTCCGGCGCGACGACATACGGCGGCCGCTGGGTGGTCAACCCCTCCGGAGGGCTGATCTCGAAGGGCCATCCCCTCGGCGCGACCGGGCTCGCGCAGGCGGCGGAGCTGGTGTGGCAGCTGCGAGGGGTCGCCGGGGCGCGGCAGGTCGAGGGCGCGCGGGTGGGCCTCGCCCACAACATCGGCCTGGGCGGCGCGGCGGTGGTGACGGTACTGCGCCGCTGAGCCTGCTGGGTTTGCTCTGTCGCGCCGTGCGGGCTCGTGACGTCGGCGCCGGTCGGCCATCCAGGACCTGGCGCGTTCGACGGCCCGCCGGCGGCGCCCGCATCGCGATCAAGACCAGGACCACGCCCACGACCCCGACTTCGGCCCCGTCACGGGATGGCCGGTGGCCGTGAACGCTGGTCGTCGAGTAGACGTCCCAGGGTGACGATCAGCGCCCGCCCCGGAGTGGTCTCGACGGTGCGGGTCACCAGGACGTCCCGCAGCGGTTCGACGATCACCGCCGTGAAGGTTGTCCCGTGCGGCGATGGGCCTCGTCGCAAGTCCCCATCTCCTGTTGGCTCCGCACCCGTTGGGCGTCGTGGCCGGCGATGAGAGGATCACGGCCTGTCCGGATCAGGACGTTGCCGAGTTCGAACGGCGGAGGTGTGCGGTGGGGCTGGGAACAGTGGTCGTCACCGGGGCGGCAGGGAACATCGGCTCGGTCGTGCGCCGGGCGTTGCGCAGCGAGGTGGGCCGCCTGGTTCTGCTCGACCGCGTTCCGCTCCAGGTCGAGGCCGCGAACGAGGTGGTCCATATCGTCGATCTTCGGGACGCGGCCGCCGTCGCGACCGCGCTCGTGGGTGCGGACGCCGTGCTCCATCTGGGCGGTCTGCCGGACGAGGCGCCGCTCGAGCATCTGCTGGACGCGAATGTGCTGGGCACCCACCATGTCCTGGAGGCTGCCCGGAGGGCGTCGATTCCGCGGGTCGTGCTGGCCAGCAGCAACCGCGTGAGCGGGTTCTATCCCACGGCCCATCGCACTGGCCCACAGGAACCAGTGCGCCCCGACGGCCTGTACGGGGTGAGCAAGGCAGCCATCGAGGCCCTGGGGCGGCTGTATGCGGACAAGTTCGATGTCTCCGTGATCTGCCTGCGTATCGGCAGCTTCGAGGCGGCGCCCACCGAGTCGCGCCACCTGGCGACTTGGCTCAGCCCGCGTGATGCCGTCGGCTTCTGCCGCGCCGCACTTACCGCCCCGCTCTCCACGCGCTTTGCCACGGCGTACGCCGTCTCTGCCAACACCCGCCGCTTCTGGGAACTCCCCGCGGAAGCCGAACTGGCCTACACGCCCGTCGACAACGCCGAAACCCATGCATCGGACATCCCTGACGCCGACGTCCCTGCCGATCCCGAAGCCCCGCAGGCCGGCCCGTATGCCCTGCCCGAGTTCACGTTGAAACACATCCGGCCCTGACTCGCCATCGCCCGGTCCAGGGTTCGTTCGGACTCGGCGTCGTCCGGCACTTCGTAGGCGACCGGCATGCCCATGCAGCCGAGACCCACGGCTGACACACGCGGTCCGTGCGTG
Encoded here:
- a CDS encoding acyl-CoA dehydrogenase → MGIAITQEQRELADAVRGLLARAAPVDEVRKLLDSPAAAGARPPFWDRLVEQGLLGVHLGEEFGGGGLCELAVVLEEAGRALLPGPYLPTVLAAELLRRASGHDALVADLAEGRRTAAVALGAGTLTAVGRADGRLLDGTAAPVLAAEQAELVILPARQGDRTVWLAVDAEALRITAHRGADPTRRTAEVRAERVMVPPGRALDVDADLVHDLAALLFSAESCGTAARALETATAYAKVREQFGRPIGRFQAVKHLCADMLVRLEQARALVWDAARAMDEPPEVRGLAASLAAATALDAAFTCAKDCVQILGGIGFTWEHDAHLYLRRALVARQLLGPGDTHRLRAARLAHGGARRELRMELPPEAENHRAAARAAAEAVRGLDPGAARRALAPTGYAAPHLPAPYGLGAGPVQQLVIQEELRRAGVTVGELGIATWVVPSLLAYGTGPQQDRFLAPTLRGELLWCQLFSEPGAGSDLASLRTRAERTADGGWRVTGQKVWTSAAQWADYGILLARTDPDAPKHKGLTYFLVDMKRAEGIDIRPLKEITGDSLFNEVYFDGALLPADAVVGEVNGGWRVARNTLGNERVHMADQVAFDTGLEALIARAGELDGAYRARIGALAAEAHALACIGLRTTMRQVSGLEPGAGASLRKLIQTPHQQKVAELALELLGPDGAAAEGPAERAVHGFLMSRCLTIAGGTTQVQLNVVAERILGLPRD
- a CDS encoding lipid-transfer protein, producing the protein MKSYIVGVGMTKFEKPESRDWQYWDMAKEAGGAALADAGVDYGAVEQAPVGYCFQTSTAGQRAVYELGLTGIPVYNVNNNCATGSSALMLARQLVEGGVSDCVLALGFEKMKRGALGGGSDGGDFATSPVARHYGVMAARHGFEMTPPTAQIFGNAAREHMERYGTTAAQLAAVGAKNHRHSVNNPNAQFQDAYTVDEILAARTIHRPLTKLQCSPTSDGAAAAVVASERFVDRNGLHDKAVEIAGQSMTTDTEESFASGSCIDAVGAPMSREAGRQAFERAGLGIEDVDVIELHDCFSINELLTYEALGMCGAGESGKLVESGATTYGGRWVVNPSGGLISKGHPLGATGLAQAAELVWQLRGVAGARQVEGARVGLAHNIGLGGAAVVTVLRR
- a CDS encoding NAD-dependent epimerase/dehydratase family protein, with amino-acid sequence MGLVASPHLLLAPHPLGVVAGDERITACPDQDVAEFERRRCAVGLGTVVVTGAAGNIGSVVRRALRSEVGRLVLLDRVPLQVEAANEVVHIVDLRDAAAVATALVGADAVLHLGGLPDEAPLEHLLDANVLGTHHVLEAARRASIPRVVLASSNRVSGFYPTAHRTGPQEPVRPDGLYGVSKAAIEALGRLYADKFDVSVICLRIGSFEAAPTESRHLATWLSPRDAVGFCRAALTAPLSTRFATAYAVSANTRRFWELPAEAELAYTPVDNAETHASDIPDADVPADPEAPQAGPYALPEFTLKHIRP